The following are from one region of the Halosolutus amylolyticus genome:
- a CDS encoding 3-hydroxyacyl-CoA dehydrogenase family protein — protein sequence MIPDTTGVVGAGLMGRDIAGLLANGGFPVTLVDVDDTALESARDYHRTDLPEALESAGFDPDDPASRIEYETDLAALVDHDFVVEAVPERLALKRDLVADLESVLDPGAVVATNTSSLTPGDIATGLERPERVVLFHFANPAIDRDLVEISGDEASDRALETATAVAEAIDRTPVRLEAEYRANCLSRLSASIKCAGTWELLAASPAEVDRGARVIGFDRGPIEFVDLIGIDVHLATVDNLAAAYGDRYAPPPEIRDRMDALVDAGDLGKKTGQGFFEWDGEEPRIPEVEDAHDVTPVVGALVNEAYRLVGDGVTDRETVNDVLKRGSGGDIGPFDVESMLGTGFLREALRERYGETGADVYDPVF from the coding sequence ATGATTCCAGACACGACTGGCGTCGTCGGTGCCGGACTGATGGGCCGCGACATCGCGGGCCTCCTGGCCAACGGTGGCTTTCCGGTTACCCTCGTCGACGTCGACGACACCGCGCTCGAATCGGCACGCGACTACCATCGAACCGACCTCCCGGAGGCACTCGAATCGGCCGGGTTCGACCCCGACGATCCCGCGAGTCGCATCGAATACGAGACGGACCTCGCGGCGCTGGTCGACCACGACTTCGTCGTCGAGGCCGTCCCGGAACGGCTCGCCCTCAAGCGCGACCTCGTCGCCGACCTCGAGTCTGTCCTCGACCCCGGGGCCGTCGTCGCGACGAACACGTCGTCGCTCACGCCGGGCGACATCGCGACCGGCCTCGAACGCCCGGAACGGGTCGTCCTCTTTCACTTCGCCAATCCGGCCATCGATCGCGACCTCGTGGAGATTTCGGGCGACGAGGCCAGCGATCGCGCCCTCGAAACTGCGACGGCGGTCGCCGAGGCGATCGATCGCACGCCCGTCCGACTCGAGGCCGAGTACCGGGCGAACTGCCTCTCGCGACTCTCGGCGAGCATCAAGTGCGCCGGGACCTGGGAACTGCTCGCGGCCTCACCCGCGGAAGTCGATCGCGGCGCGCGGGTGATCGGGTTCGACCGGGGGCCGATCGAGTTCGTCGACCTCATCGGGATCGACGTCCACCTCGCGACGGTCGACAACCTCGCGGCCGCCTATGGCGATCGGTACGCGCCACCGCCCGAAATCCGCGATCGGATGGACGCGCTCGTCGACGCGGGCGATCTGGGAAAGAAGACCGGCCAGGGGTTCTTCGAGTGGGACGGCGAGGAACCCCGGATACCCGAGGTCGAGGACGCCCACGACGTGACGCCCGTGGTCGGCGCGCTGGTCAACGAGGCCTACCGACTCGTCGGGGACGGGGTCACCGATCGGGAGACGGTAAACGACGTCCTCAAACGCGGTTCCGGCGGCGATATCGGTCCATTCGACGTCGAATCGATGCTCGGTACGGGATTCCTCCGGGAGGCGTTGCGAGAGCGGTACGGGGAAACGGGAGCCGACGTCTACGATCCGGTCTTCTGA
- a CDS encoding thiamine pyrophosphate-binding protein: protein MSPGTTVQEVSMMARSTDAIAALFERAGIETVFGFPCEQMDPYYASVDGSTVRHVLARSEASAALMADGYARASRTAGVVDGVSGPGAAYIGVGLCEAAGASSPVVALTGGNDRETRGNGVIQDGDNEAILDPFAEATFDAETPGRAVEAVENALRIATTGVPGPVHVNLPEDVMAGETDREPRDDVSGTYPRTRPAPDPDGLDAIGDLLAASDSPVIVAGEGVVRADATDELTRFATAADVPVVTSMNGKGAIAETDPHALGVVGRWGFCQVANDALEDADLVLGFGTRFGELTSVGWSLVPEDVPLVHVDLDPAWLGRNYEPTVAVQADLKATLDALAETASGDADRAVRIERLVEDRADWRAGFEADLTSDETPVKPQRVVSELNERLPAEAVLVSATSFPGFFSGAFYETERAGLSYLQARGSDGINVCLPQALGVKTALPDRPIVALSGDGGIGYHISDLETAVREDLPITVVVTNNESLGSSKMSQLGTHSFDMSTDFHDGVDYAQVARGFGCAGETIDDPERVGSAIEESLERDVPTLLDVRVDPYAAPPLLV, encoded by the coding sequence GTGTCACCAGGAACCACTGTACAGGAGGTGTCGATGATGGCCCGATCGACGGACGCGATCGCCGCACTCTTCGAACGGGCGGGGATCGAGACGGTCTTCGGGTTCCCCTGCGAACAGATGGATCCCTACTACGCGAGCGTCGACGGGTCGACGGTCAGGCACGTCCTCGCCCGGAGCGAGGCGAGCGCGGCCCTGATGGCGGACGGCTACGCGAGGGCATCCCGAACCGCGGGCGTCGTCGACGGGGTCAGCGGACCCGGTGCCGCGTACATCGGCGTCGGACTCTGCGAGGCCGCCGGCGCGTCGTCGCCGGTCGTTGCCCTCACCGGCGGGAACGATCGGGAGACCCGCGGGAACGGCGTCATTCAGGACGGGGACAACGAGGCGATCCTCGACCCGTTCGCCGAGGCGACGTTCGACGCCGAAACGCCCGGCCGCGCCGTCGAGGCCGTCGAGAACGCGCTCCGGATCGCCACGACCGGGGTTCCCGGTCCGGTACACGTCAATCTCCCGGAGGACGTCATGGCGGGCGAGACCGATCGAGAACCCCGCGACGACGTCTCCGGAACCTATCCGCGGACCCGACCGGCACCCGATCCGGACGGCCTCGACGCGATCGGCGATCTGCTGGCGGCCTCCGACAGCCCCGTGATCGTCGCCGGTGAGGGCGTCGTCCGCGCGGACGCGACCGACGAACTGACGCGCTTCGCGACGGCGGCGGACGTCCCCGTCGTGACCTCGATGAACGGCAAAGGAGCGATCGCGGAGACGGACCCCCACGCGCTGGGCGTCGTCGGACGCTGGGGGTTCTGCCAGGTGGCAAACGACGCCCTCGAGGACGCTGATCTCGTGCTCGGTTTCGGGACCCGGTTCGGCGAACTCACCAGCGTCGGCTGGTCGCTGGTCCCCGAGGACGTGCCGCTGGTCCACGTCGACCTCGATCCCGCCTGGCTCGGCCGCAACTACGAACCGACGGTCGCCGTCCAGGCGGATCTCAAAGCCACCCTCGACGCGCTGGCCGAGACCGCGTCCGGCGACGCCGATCGGGCGGTACGAATCGAGAGACTCGTCGAGGACCGGGCTGACTGGCGCGCCGGGTTCGAGGCGGACCTGACGAGCGACGAGACGCCGGTAAAGCCACAGCGCGTCGTTTCCGAACTGAACGAGCGACTCCCGGCCGAGGCCGTGCTCGTGAGCGCGACGAGTTTCCCCGGGTTCTTTTCGGGCGCGTTCTACGAAACCGAGCGGGCCGGCCTCTCCTACCTCCAGGCCAGGGGCAGCGACGGGATCAACGTCTGTCTCCCCCAGGCGCTTGGCGTCAAGACCGCGTTGCCCGATCGGCCGATCGTCGCGCTCTCCGGCGACGGCGGAATCGGCTACCACATCTCGGACCTCGAGACAGCCGTCCGCGAGGACCTCCCGATCACCGTCGTCGTCACCAACAACGAGTCGCTCGGCTCCTCCAAGATGAGCCAGCTCGGAACGCACAGCTTCGACATGTCCACCGACTTCCACGACGGCGTCGACTACGCGCAGGTCGCCCGCGGCTTCGGCTGTGCGGGCGAGACGATCGACGATCCCGAGCGGGTCGGTTCGGCGATCGAAGAGAGCCTCGAGCGCGACGTGCCGACCCTGCTTGACGTGCGCGTCGATCCGTACGCCGCACCGCCGTTGCTGGTCTGA